TTTGCTATGTGGATTCCAACTGTGTAACAATTCAGCTTCTTTTACCGGCACGGTCCCATCCTCGCCGCCATGAACGAGCAACAATGGTTTTGTGAGGTTTTGAGCAGCACGCTTAATGGTTAGCCGTTCTTCATTCGCCATAAAATCTTCATAGAATTGCCAATCGTGTGGCAGCTGTTGGTGCGTTCTACTGTTTTCTACATAGGTCCTACCCGTTTGTTTCCACAACTTAAAAGCTTCGGATCCTTCCTGAAACCGCACTTTAAAATCACTTACTCCCGCCCAGGTAACAACCTTATTAATGCGAGCATCTTCCGCAGCTTTCAGTAAGGCAATTGCGCCACCACGACTATGTCCTATTACATAAACCGAAGGTGGCTTTATTTCAGAAACTATAAAATTCAGCACCTTATCCAGATCGGACATCTCTTTCGAATAATTATTCTGTGCAAAGGCTTCCAAATCTGGGAAATCTATGGGCTGATCTACCGTACCTCCGTTATGAGAAAAGTTGAATTTTAAAAAATAGAAACCTGCTTCTGCAAAGGCCTTTGCAACCAAATGCCAGGCACCCCAATCTTTAAAGCCTTTGTAGCCATGACAAAATATCACCACCGGTTTCGCT
This genomic stretch from Ulvibacter sp. MAR_2010_11 harbors:
- a CDS encoding S9 family peptidase translates to MIVQQNNILQQDGAKPVVYDFYYNDTPEAKPVVIFCHGYKGFKDWGAWHLVAKAFAEAGFYFLKFNFSHNGGTVDQPIDFPDLEAFAQNNYSKEMSDLDKVLNFIVSEIKPPSVYVIGHSRGGAIALLKAAEDARINKVVTWAGVSDFKVRFQEGSEAFKLWKQTGRTYVENSRTHQQLPHDWQFYEDFMANEERLTIKRAAQNLTKPLLLVHGGEDGTVPVKEAELLHSWNPHSKLEIIEGADHVFGASHPWETHVMPPLLKKAVDSTVDFLK